From the genome of Vibrio navarrensis, one region includes:
- a CDS encoding FNR family transcription factor: MISEKPATKRIQSGGCAIHCQDCSISQLCIPFTLNEAELDQLDQIIERKKPIQKGQELFKAGDELRSLYAIRSGTIKSYTITEQGDEQITAFHLAGDLVGFDAITDDAHPSFAQALETSMVCEIPYEILDDLSGKMPKLRQQIMRLMSSEIKGDQEMILLLSKKNAEERLAAFLYNLSTRFSQRGFSPREFRLTMTRGDIGNYLGLTVETISRLLGRFQKSEILSVKGKYITILDHSALMELAGVSND; encoded by the coding sequence CTGAAAAACCTGCGACAAAGCGTATCCAGTCCGGTGGGTGTGCGATTCATTGTCAAGATTGTAGTATCAGCCAACTCTGTATCCCATTTACATTGAATGAAGCTGAATTGGATCAACTTGATCAGATTATCGAGCGAAAAAAACCGATCCAAAAAGGCCAAGAGCTTTTTAAAGCGGGTGATGAGTTACGATCTCTCTACGCGATTCGCTCGGGTACGATCAAAAGCTATACCATCACTGAGCAAGGCGATGAGCAGATTACAGCCTTTCATCTTGCCGGGGACTTAGTTGGGTTTGATGCGATTACCGACGATGCTCATCCTAGTTTCGCCCAAGCGCTCGAAACCTCGATGGTTTGCGAGATCCCTTACGAAATTCTTGATGACCTTTCAGGCAAAATGCCAAAGCTACGCCAACAGATCATGCGTCTAATGAGCAGTGAAATCAAAGGCGATCAAGAAATGATTCTGCTGCTGTCGAAGAAGAATGCGGAAGAGCGTTTGGCGGCATTTCTTTACAACCTTTCAACTCGTTTCTCTCAGCGCGGATTCAGCCCTCGTGAGTTCCGTTTGACTATGACACGTGGTGATATCGGCAACTACCTTGGTTTGACCGTTGAGACCATTAGCCGTCTTCTTGGGCGATTCCAAAAGTCTGAAATACTCAGTGTTAAGGGGAAATATATTACTATCCTCGATCACAGCGCATTAATGGAACTGGCTGGCGTCTCTAACGACTAA